The following are encoded in a window of Sphaerisporangium siamense genomic DNA:
- a CDS encoding PhoH family protein, translating into MVTILGSRDELLRVIEGAFRADVHVRGNEITISGSPEESSLVVRLFEEMVELVRSGAQLTTDAVERSIAMLRMSSGRPADVLSLDILSSRGRTIRPKTVNQKRYVDAIDKHTIVFGIGPAGTGKTYLAMAKAVKALQAKEVNRIILTRPAVEAGERLGFLPGTLYEKIDPYLRPLYDALHDMLDPDSIPRLMAAGTIEVAPLAYMRGRTLNDAFIILDEAQNTSPEQMKMFLTRLGFGAKIVVTGDVTQIDLPGGQQSGLKVVQDILDGIPDIHFSRLTSADVVRHKLVSDIIDAYSRHDLATAEPHAIKGGKRPRER; encoded by the coding sequence ATGGTGACCATCCTGGGCTCCCGTGACGAGCTCCTGCGGGTCATCGAAGGCGCCTTCCGCGCCGACGTCCACGTGCGCGGCAACGAGATCACCATCAGCGGCAGCCCCGAGGAGAGCAGCCTCGTCGTGCGGCTGTTCGAAGAGATGGTCGAGCTCGTCAGGTCCGGGGCCCAGCTCACCACCGACGCCGTCGAGCGCAGCATCGCCATGCTCCGCATGAGCTCCGGCCGCCCCGCCGACGTGCTCTCCCTGGACATCCTGTCCTCCCGCGGCCGCACGATCCGCCCCAAGACGGTGAACCAGAAGCGCTACGTCGACGCGATCGACAAGCACACCATCGTCTTCGGCATCGGCCCCGCCGGCACGGGCAAGACCTACCTGGCCATGGCCAAGGCCGTGAAGGCCCTGCAGGCCAAAGAGGTCAACCGCATCATCCTCACCCGTCCCGCGGTCGAGGCCGGCGAGCGGCTCGGCTTCCTGCCCGGCACCCTCTACGAGAAGATCGACCCCTACCTGCGCCCGCTCTACGACGCCCTGCACGACATGCTCGACCCCGACTCGATCCCGCGCCTGATGGCCGCTGGCACGATCGAGGTCGCCCCGCTCGCGTACATGCGCGGGCGCACGCTCAACGACGCCTTCATCATCCTGGACGAGGCGCAGAACACCTCGCCCGAGCAGATGAAGATGTTCCTCACGCGCCTGGGCTTCGGAGCCAAGATCGTCGTCACCGGCGACGTCACCCAGATCGACCTTCCGGGCGGGCAGCAGAGCGGCCTCAAGGTCGTCCAGGATATCCTGGATGGCATTCCGGACATCCATTTCAGCAGGCTGACGAGCGCGGACGTCGTGCGGCACAAGCTGGTGAGCGACATCATCGACGCCTACAGCCGTCACGACCTCGCGACCGCCGAGCCCCACGCCATCAAGGGCGGCAAGCGCCCGCGGGAGAGATAG
- the hemW gene encoding radical SAM family heme chaperone HemW produces the protein MPSALLDGDPVPASGALPDSAREGLGTRPFGFYVHVPFCVTRCGYCDFNTYTAAELGPGASRADYAATAVEEVRLARRVLGDADLPVRTVFFGGGTPTLLPAGDLTRVLRAIGDEFGLAPDAEVTTEANPESVGPAALEALRAGGFTRISFGMQSAREHVLAVLDRRHTPGRPAEAVREARAAGFAHVNLDLIYGTPGESDDDWRASLAAAIDAGPDHVSAYSLIVEDGTRLAARIRRGELPMPDDDVAADRYLIADAMLAAAGFSWYEVSNWAASEPARCRHNLLYWTGGDWWGVGPGAHGHVGGTRWWNVKHPAAYAARLAEGRSPAHAREVLAPEDRYVERLMLELRLDSGFPVAEIGPDARTALARALGDGLLDPGPFRAGRAVLTLKGRLLADALVRDLT, from the coding sequence GTGCCTTCCGCGCTCTTGGACGGCGACCCGGTCCCCGCGTCGGGGGCGCTGCCCGACAGCGCCCGCGAGGGGCTCGGCACGCGCCCCTTCGGGTTCTACGTGCACGTGCCGTTCTGCGTCACGCGCTGCGGCTACTGCGACTTCAACACCTACACCGCCGCCGAGCTCGGCCCCGGCGCCTCGCGTGCCGACTACGCCGCCACGGCCGTCGAGGAGGTGCGGCTGGCCCGCCGCGTGCTCGGGGACGCCGACCTGCCGGTCCGCACGGTCTTCTTCGGCGGGGGCACGCCCACCCTGCTGCCCGCCGGCGACCTGACGCGGGTGCTGCGCGCGATCGGCGACGAGTTCGGGCTCGCGCCGGACGCCGAGGTCACCACCGAGGCCAACCCCGAGTCGGTCGGCCCGGCCGCGCTGGAGGCGTTGCGCGCCGGGGGCTTCACCCGGATCAGCTTCGGCATGCAGAGCGCGCGCGAGCACGTCCTGGCCGTCCTCGACCGACGCCACACCCCCGGCCGGCCCGCCGAGGCCGTCCGGGAAGCCCGCGCCGCCGGGTTCGCGCACGTCAACCTGGACCTGATCTACGGAACTCCCGGCGAGAGCGACGACGACTGGCGCGCCTCGCTGGCCGCCGCGATCGACGCGGGTCCCGACCACGTCTCGGCGTACTCGCTGATCGTGGAGGACGGCACCCGTCTCGCCGCCCGCATCCGCAGGGGCGAGCTGCCCATGCCCGACGACGACGTGGCCGCCGACCGCTACCTGATCGCCGACGCGATGCTCGCGGCGGCCGGCTTCTCCTGGTACGAGGTCTCCAACTGGGCGGCCTCCGAGCCCGCCCGCTGCCGCCACAACCTGCTGTACTGGACCGGCGGCGACTGGTGGGGCGTCGGCCCCGGCGCGCACGGCCACGTCGGCGGCACGCGCTGGTGGAACGTCAAGCACCCCGCCGCGTACGCCGCGCGCCTGGCCGAGGGGCGTTCCCCGGCCCACGCCCGCGAGGTGCTGGCCCCCGAGGACCGGTACGTGGAGCGGCTGATGCTGGAGCTGCGGCTGGACTCGGGCTTCCCCGTGGCGGAGATCGGCCCGGACGCCCGCACGGCCCTCGCCCGCGCGCTCGGCGACGGCCTGCTCGACCCGGGGCCGTTCCGCGCGGGCCGCGCCGTCCTCACCCTGAAGGGCCGCCTGCTCGCCGACGCGCTGGTCCGCGACCTGACCTGA
- the dnaJ gene encoding molecular chaperone DnaJ, which yields MARDYYGILGVRRDASQDEIKKAYRRLARELHPDVNPDPETQERFKEINQAYEVLSDPNKRQMFDLGADPMGGGAGAGAAGFGAGFPFSDIMDAFFGGAGATRGGPRSRARRGRNATIRVELDLSESAFGTTRELVVDTAVLCGVCSGSGAAPGTHPDTCDMCHGRGEVSQVTRSFLGQVMTSRPCPQCGGFGSIISHPCQECSGDGRVRTRRTIKVRIPAGVEDGTHIQLAGEGEVGPGGGPPGDLFLEIVERPHSTFERRGDDLHCTVQIPMTAAALGTILTVETLDGAEEIDVRPGTQSGQVIPLYSRGVQRLNETGRGDLLIHVNVETPHRLDPAQEELLKELAKLRGEERPPGKFAPGQQGFFSRLRDAFNGR from the coding sequence GTGGCCCGCGACTATTACGGCATCCTCGGGGTCCGCCGTGACGCCAGTCAGGACGAGATCAAGAAGGCGTACCGCCGGCTCGCCCGCGAGCTGCACCCCGACGTCAACCCCGACCCCGAGACGCAGGAGCGTTTCAAGGAGATCAACCAGGCGTACGAGGTCCTGTCGGACCCGAACAAGCGCCAGATGTTCGATCTCGGCGCCGACCCGATGGGCGGGGGAGCGGGCGCGGGCGCCGCGGGCTTCGGCGCGGGCTTCCCGTTCAGCGACATCATGGACGCCTTCTTCGGCGGGGCCGGCGCCACGCGCGGCGGGCCGCGGTCCCGGGCCAGGCGCGGGCGCAACGCGACCATCCGCGTCGAGCTGGACCTGTCGGAGTCCGCGTTCGGCACCACGCGCGAGCTGGTCGTCGACACCGCCGTGCTGTGCGGGGTCTGCTCGGGGTCCGGCGCCGCGCCGGGCACCCACCCCGACACCTGCGACATGTGCCACGGCCGTGGCGAGGTTTCGCAGGTCACCCGGTCGTTCCTCGGCCAGGTGATGACGTCGCGGCCGTGCCCGCAGTGCGGCGGCTTCGGCTCGATCATCTCCCACCCCTGCCAGGAGTGCTCCGGCGACGGCCGCGTGCGCACCCGCCGCACCATCAAGGTGCGCATCCCCGCCGGCGTCGAGGACGGCACCCACATCCAGCTCGCCGGCGAGGGCGAGGTCGGCCCCGGCGGTGGCCCCCCCGGCGACCTCTTCCTGGAGATCGTCGAGCGTCCGCACTCCACCTTCGAGCGCCGCGGCGACGACCTGCACTGCACCGTCCAGATCCCCATGACCGCCGCCGCCCTTGGCACCATCCTCACGGTGGAGACCCTGGACGGCGCCGAGGAGATCGACGTGCGCCCCGGCACCCAGTCCGGGCAGGTCATCCCCCTCTACAGCCGGGGTGTGCAGCGGCTCAACGAGACCGGCAGGGGTGACCTGCTGATCCACGTCAACGTCGAGACCCCGCACCGGCTCGACCCCGCGCAGGAGGAACTGCTCAAAGAGCTGGCCAAGCTGCGCGGCGAGGAACGCCCGCCCGGCAAGTTCGCGCCCGGGCAGCAGGGCTTCTTCTCCCGGCTCAGGGACGCCTTCAACGGCCGCTGA
- a CDS encoding histidine triad nucleotide-binding protein, with amino-acid sequence MTDCLFCKIVSGDVPATIVHETARTVAFRDVNPQAPTHVLVIPKGHYENAAALAAADDGLADEVLTAAHAIAVQEGVAEDGYRFVFNTGPAAGQTVFHVHGHVLGGRTMHWPPG; translated from the coding sequence GTGACAGACTGCCTGTTCTGCAAGATCGTCAGCGGGGACGTCCCCGCCACGATCGTCCACGAGACCGCGCGCACGGTCGCCTTCCGGGACGTCAACCCGCAGGCGCCCACGCACGTGCTGGTCATCCCCAAGGGCCACTACGAGAACGCCGCGGCGCTCGCGGCGGCCGACGACGGCCTCGCCGACGAGGTCCTGACGGCCGCCCACGCGATCGCCGTCCAGGAAGGCGTGGCCGAGGACGGCTACCGCTTCGTGTTCAACACCGGCCCCGCCGCGGGTCAGACGGTGTTCCACGTGCACGGACACGTGCTGGGCGGCCGGACGATGCACTGGCCTCCCGGCTGA
- the ybeY gene encoding rRNA maturation RNase YbeY, with product MSIEVANESGVEVDETALAKLAGHVLGRMGIHPLAELSILVVDEPAMSQLHEKWMGEPGPTDVLAFPMDELRPSPGGSRQEGDAPLDPALLGDVVLCPQVAARQAAEAGHSTADELELLCTHGILHLLGYDHAEPEEHAEMFGIQGELLDAWREVRREP from the coding sequence ATGAGTATCGAGGTGGCCAACGAGTCGGGCGTCGAGGTCGACGAGACCGCGCTCGCGAAGCTGGCCGGTCATGTGCTGGGGCGCATGGGCATCCATCCTCTCGCCGAGCTCTCCATCCTCGTCGTGGACGAGCCGGCGATGTCCCAGTTGCACGAGAAGTGGATGGGCGAGCCCGGCCCGACGGACGTGCTCGCCTTCCCCATGGACGAGCTGCGGCCGAGCCCCGGCGGATCCCGCCAGGAGGGCGACGCCCCGCTCGACCCGGCGCTCCTCGGCGACGTGGTGCTGTGCCCGCAGGTCGCGGCCAGGCAGGCCGCGGAGGCCGGCCACAGCACCGCCGACGAGCTGGAGCTTCTCTGCACCCACGGCATCCTGCACCTCCTCGGCTATGACCACGCCGAGCCCGAGGAGCACGCGGAGATGTTCGGCATCCAGGGTGAGTTGCTGGACGCGTGGCGGGAGGTGCGGCGGGAGCCGTGA
- a CDS encoding 16S rRNA (uracil(1498)-N(3))-methyltransferase: MSVPVFLVGDLSGDEILLSGPEGRHAATVRRLRAGERVDLTDGRGAVAECAVESAGKDALRLRVLGRYEVPAPAPRLVVVQGLPKGDRGELAVEMMTEAGVDVIVPWAAARCVTQWKGERAGKALARWRSAAREAGKQARRFHLPEVAEQATTAEVARLIEDASAAAVLHEEAAEPLSRLPVPSAEDGGDIVIVVGPEGGVTDDEIAAFQEAGATAALLGPTVLRTSTAGVAAAAVLLARTGRW, encoded by the coding sequence GTGAGCGTCCCCGTGTTCCTCGTCGGCGACCTGTCCGGCGACGAGATCCTCCTGTCCGGCCCCGAGGGGCGGCACGCCGCCACCGTCCGCAGGCTGCGCGCCGGGGAGCGCGTCGACCTCACCGACGGCAGGGGCGCGGTCGCCGAGTGCGCCGTGGAGTCCGCCGGCAAGGACGCGCTGCGGCTGCGGGTGCTCGGCCGGTACGAGGTCCCCGCGCCCGCGCCGCGCCTGGTCGTCGTGCAGGGCCTGCCCAAGGGCGACCGGGGCGAGCTGGCCGTCGAGATGATGACCGAGGCCGGGGTGGACGTCATCGTGCCGTGGGCCGCGGCGCGCTGCGTGACGCAGTGGAAGGGCGAGCGCGCGGGCAAGGCGCTGGCCCGCTGGAGGTCGGCGGCCAGGGAGGCGGGCAAGCAGGCCAGGCGCTTCCACCTGCCGGAGGTCGCCGAGCAGGCCACGACCGCCGAGGTCGCGCGGCTGATCGAGGACGCCTCGGCCGCCGCGGTGCTGCACGAGGAGGCCGCCGAGCCCTTGTCCCGGCTGCCGGTGCCGTCGGCGGAGGACGGCGGCGACATCGTGATCGTCGTCGGGCCCGAGGGCGGCGTCACCGACGACGAGATCGCCGCGTTCCAGGAGGCCGGGGCCACCGCGGCGCTGCTCGGGCCCACCGTCCTGCGCACCTCGACGGCGGGCGTGGCCGCGGCGGCGGTGCTGCTCGCCCGCACCGGCCGCTGGTAG
- a CDS encoding DUF3097 domain-containing protein gives MRDYGRDVLAGDWRRPLRGKIPQVPAEPGLVVEDAGGGFCGAVVACDKEAVTLEDRFGRRRLFPLAPAAFLLEGEPVTLVRPAPSAASGPARSASGSIAVAGLKARVAKESRIYVEGVHDASLVEKIWGHDLRVEGVVVEYLEGVDDLPAIVDEFGPGPGRRLGVLVDHLVAGSKESRIAAEVTSPHVLVVGHPFVDVWQAVKPSVVGIPAWPQVPRGIPWKEGVIAALGWRGEPADAWRRILGSVRGYADLEPELLGRVEELIDFVTAENAS, from the coding sequence ATGCGGGACTACGGACGTGACGTGCTCGCCGGCGACTGGCGCAGGCCCCTGCGCGGGAAGATCCCCCAGGTGCCCGCCGAACCCGGCCTCGTGGTCGAGGACGCCGGCGGCGGCTTCTGCGGCGCCGTCGTGGCCTGCGACAAGGAGGCCGTAACGCTGGAGGACCGCTTCGGGCGGCGGCGGCTGTTCCCGCTCGCCCCCGCGGCCTTCCTGCTGGAGGGCGAGCCGGTCACGCTGGTGCGCCCGGCCCCCTCCGCCGCGTCCGGCCCGGCGCGCAGCGCGTCGGGATCGATCGCGGTCGCCGGGCTGAAGGCGCGGGTCGCCAAGGAGAGCCGCATCTACGTCGAGGGCGTCCACGACGCCTCCCTGGTCGAGAAGATCTGGGGCCACGACCTGCGCGTGGAGGGCGTCGTCGTCGAGTACCTCGAAGGGGTGGACGACCTGCCGGCGATCGTCGACGAGTTCGGCCCCGGCCCCGGGCGCCGCCTCGGGGTGCTGGTGGACCACCTGGTGGCCGGGTCCAAGGAGAGCCGCATCGCCGCCGAGGTCACCTCGCCGCACGTGCTCGTGGTGGGCCACCCGTTCGTGGACGTGTGGCAGGCCGTCAAGCCCTCCGTGGTGGGCATCCCCGCCTGGCCGCAGGTGCCGCGCGGCATCCCCTGGAAGGAAGGCGTGATCGCCGCCCTCGGCTGGCGCGGCGAGCCCGCCGACGCCTGGCGGCGCATCCTCGGCTCCGTACGCGGCTACGCCGACCTGGAACCCGAGCTGCTCGGCCGCGTCGAGGAACTGATCGACTTCGTGACGGCCGAGAACGCCTCCTGA
- the hrcA gene encoding heat-inducible transcriptional repressor HrcA, with the protein MLDDRKLAVLRAVVEDYVSTNEPVGSKALAERHNLGVSPATVRNDMAVLEEQGYITQPHTSAGRVPTDKGYRLFVDRLSQIKPLSAAERRAIETFLAGAVDLDDVVTRTVRLLAQLTRQVAVVQYPSLTRSTVRHVELVPLAERRIMLVLITNTGRVEQRVVDLPEVVGDDRIAHLRALLNASLDGCGLNRVPDTIADLPERLPEEERPVAATILSVLLETLVDRHEEKIIFAGAANLAGDFTVGLRDVLEALEEQVVLMRLLGEADEHSALMVRIGSENPYSGLHGTSIVAAGYGSGDNELARLGVLGPTRMDYPVTMGAVRAVARYVGQILAGS; encoded by the coding sequence TTGCTCGACGACCGTAAGCTGGCCGTCCTGCGCGCCGTTGTCGAAGATTACGTGTCCACCAACGAGCCGGTCGGGTCCAAGGCGTTGGCCGAGCGCCACAATCTGGGCGTCTCCCCGGCCACCGTCCGCAACGACATGGCCGTGCTCGAGGAGCAGGGGTACATCACGCAGCCGCACACCAGCGCGGGCCGCGTGCCGACCGACAAGGGTTACCGGCTGTTCGTCGACAGGCTGTCCCAGATCAAGCCGCTGTCGGCCGCGGAACGCCGGGCGATCGAGACGTTCCTCGCCGGCGCCGTCGATCTCGACGACGTCGTCACGCGCACGGTCCGGCTGCTCGCCCAGCTCACCCGTCAGGTCGCGGTGGTCCAGTACCCCTCGCTGACCCGCTCGACGGTGCGCCATGTCGAGCTGGTGCCGCTCGCCGAGCGGCGCATCATGCTGGTGCTGATCACCAACACCGGCCGGGTGGAGCAGCGTGTCGTCGACCTTCCCGAGGTGGTGGGCGACGATCGCATCGCGCATCTGCGGGCGCTGCTGAACGCCTCGCTGGACGGGTGCGGGCTCAACCGCGTGCCCGACACGATCGCCGATCTGCCCGAGCGGCTTCCCGAGGAAGAGCGCCCGGTGGCGGCCACTATCCTGTCGGTGTTGCTGGAGACTCTGGTCGACCGCCACGAGGAGAAGATCATCTTCGCCGGGGCGGCCAACCTCGCGGGCGACTTCACCGTCGGCCTGCGCGATGTTCTCGAAGCCCTGGAAGAGCAGGTCGTGCTCATGCGGCTGCTCGGCGAGGCGGACGAACATTCCGCGCTCATGGTGCGCATCGGTTCGGAGAACCCGTACTCGGGTCTTCACGGCACCTCGATCGTCGCCGCAGGATACGGTTCGGGCGACAACGAACTGGCTCGGCTCGGAGTGCTGGGCCCGACGCGAATGGACTACCCGGTGACTATGGGAGCGGTGCGCGCGGTGGCGCGCTATGTCGGCCAGATCCTGGCGGGGTCCTAG
- a CDS encoding WXG100 family type VII secretion target, translating into MNRISDIQPIKAGTAAPHGDSGSYGSVESVRNKLQNTDPDGVATAGAAYIRAAEVLHDTMSLLESVAGTMAGDWKDKSSAQAQQALRMLHASARELSERARQVGAAHNLYADELRKARANLPESGWFTWDDDIGANWKTISPITIVSDAIAGDTDSDNDKARKHLEELNKQITAVYNKLPPDVTTVLPAPGPPITVPVTPVVDPYTGSPYTGSPYTGGAGMPKFSGTGLDGALLNPDGSTGGPKVPGPDVTGPGTGGPGGPGTGAPPSTGGPGDPGTGLPGGTPPGSVPNGGQPPVLDPNDPRSTNLAGTNPTTMPPGTTQLNTPPGLNPNAVPTLTNPTGTIPPGGYTGPLGTVPYGGGPLGAGGGTSYGAPGGGGAGAAGVNGRAAAANGAMGGMPFMPMGGAGGEANQERERSTWLTEDESVWGGDGPVAPTVIS; encoded by the coding sequence ATGAACCGGATCAGCGACATTCAGCCGATCAAGGCGGGGACGGCGGCGCCGCACGGGGACTCCGGCTCCTACGGGAGCGTCGAGAGCGTGCGGAACAAGCTCCAGAACACCGACCCCGACGGCGTGGCCACGGCGGGCGCCGCCTACATCCGCGCGGCGGAGGTGCTCCACGACACCATGTCGCTGCTGGAGTCGGTCGCCGGCACGATGGCCGGGGACTGGAAGGACAAGTCGTCCGCGCAGGCCCAGCAGGCTCTGCGGATGCTGCACGCGTCCGCCCGCGAGCTCTCGGAGCGGGCCAGGCAGGTCGGCGCGGCGCACAACCTCTACGCCGACGAGCTGCGCAAGGCCAGGGCGAACCTGCCAGAGAGCGGCTGGTTCACCTGGGACGACGACATCGGCGCGAACTGGAAGACCATCTCGCCGATCACCATCGTCTCGGACGCCATCGCCGGGGACACCGACTCCGACAACGACAAGGCCCGCAAGCACCTCGAAGAGCTGAACAAGCAGATCACCGCGGTCTACAACAAGCTTCCCCCAGACGTGACGACCGTCCTGCCCGCGCCGGGGCCGCCGATCACCGTGCCGGTGACCCCGGTGGTCGACCCGTACACGGGCTCGCCGTACACGGGTTCGCCCTACACCGGCGGCGCCGGCATGCCGAAGTTCTCGGGCACGGGCCTCGACGGCGCGCTGCTGAACCCGGACGGCTCCACCGGCGGGCCGAAGGTGCCCGGGCCGGACGTGACCGGTCCCGGCACCGGCGGCCCGGGCGGTCCCGGCACCGGTGCCCCGCCCTCGACCGGCGGCCCCGGCGACCCGGGTACCGGCCTTCCCGGCGGCACGCCGCCCGGCTCGGTTCCGAACGGCGGCCAGCCGCCCGTGCTGGACCCCAACGACCCCAGGTCCACCAACCTGGCGGGCACGAACCCGACGACCATGCCGCCGGGCACGACCCAGCTCAACACGCCTCCGGGGCTCAACCCCAACGCCGTCCCCACCCTCACCAACCCGACGGGCACGATCCCGCCGGGCGGCTACACCGGTCCCCTCGGCACGGTCCCGTACGGCGGCGGCCCGCTCGGCGCGGGCGGCGGGACGTCGTACGGCGCGCCGGGCGGCGGCGGGGCCGGGGCGGCGGGGGTGAACGGCCGCGCGGCGGCGGCGAACGGCGCCATGGGCGGCATGCCGTTCATGCCGATGGGCGGCGCCGGCGGCGAGGCGAACCAGGAGCGCGAACGCTCCACCTGGCTCACCGAGGACGAAAGCGTCTGGGGCGGCGACGGCCCCGTGGCCCCCACCGTCATCTCCTGA
- a CDS encoding hemolysin family protein translates to MSSPGGWLISAALLIVVGGLLAGAETALTRISRVRAEEFVRKGRRGAERLQAIVADPPRYLNLVLLLRLSCELVATVVATLLFIDWLGDEGQAYAVAAGVMIVISYVIVGVSPRTLGRQHAEPIALASAPIVYGLTRIFGPLPKLLILLGNALTPGKGFREGPFTSEAELRELVDLAEERRVIEPDERQMIHSVFELGDTLVREVMVPRTDMVFIERGKTLSQALSLALRSGFSRIPVVGENEDDVVGIAYLKDIVRRVHEAGGDGEAEGEKVSSLMRPATYVPESKPIDELMREMQARQIHLAIVIDEYGGTAGLVTIEDVLEEIVGEITDEYDQEAPRVEWLEDGGARVTARLPVDELGELFDVELDVEDVDTVGGLLAHALGRVPIAGSRATVDGLTLTAESTAGRRNRISTVVVHRVPPPEDPAEPTEEVPEKSGT, encoded by the coding sequence GTGAGTTCCCCCGGTGGGTGGCTGATCTCCGCCGCCCTTCTGATCGTCGTCGGTGGCCTGCTGGCCGGCGCGGAGACGGCGCTGACGCGCATCTCGCGCGTGCGCGCCGAGGAGTTCGTCCGCAAGGGCAGGCGCGGCGCCGAGCGCCTCCAGGCGATCGTCGCCGACCCGCCCCGCTACCTGAACCTCGTGCTGCTGCTCAGGCTGAGCTGCGAGCTGGTCGCCACGGTGGTCGCCACGCTGCTGTTCATCGACTGGCTGGGCGACGAGGGCCAGGCGTACGCCGTGGCCGCCGGCGTGATGATCGTGATCAGCTACGTCATCGTCGGCGTCTCGCCCCGGACGCTCGGCCGCCAGCACGCCGAGCCGATCGCGCTGGCCAGCGCCCCCATCGTCTACGGGCTCACCCGCATCTTCGGGCCGCTGCCCAAGCTGCTGATCCTCCTCGGCAACGCGCTGACGCCCGGCAAGGGCTTCCGCGAGGGCCCGTTCACCTCCGAGGCCGAGCTGCGCGAGCTGGTGGACCTGGCCGAGGAACGCCGGGTCATCGAGCCCGACGAGCGCCAGATGATCCACTCGGTGTTCGAGCTGGGGGACACGCTGGTCCGCGAGGTCATGGTGCCCCGCACGGACATGGTGTTCATCGAGCGCGGCAAGACCCTGTCCCAGGCCCTTTCCCTGGCGCTGCGCAGCGGCTTCTCACGCATCCCCGTGGTCGGCGAGAACGAGGACGACGTCGTCGGCATCGCCTACCTCAAGGACATCGTGCGGCGCGTCCACGAGGCCGGCGGCGACGGCGAGGCGGAGGGCGAGAAGGTCTCCTCCCTCATGCGCCCCGCCACCTACGTGCCCGAGAGCAAGCCGATCGACGAGCTGATGCGCGAGATGCAGGCGCGCCAGATCCACCTGGCGATCGTCATCGACGAGTACGGCGGCACGGCCGGCCTGGTCACGATCGAGGACGTCCTGGAGGAGATCGTCGGGGAGATCACCGACGAGTACGACCAGGAGGCCCCGCGCGTGGAGTGGCTGGAGGACGGCGGCGCCCGCGTCACCGCCCGGCTGCCGGTGGACGAGCTCGGCGAGCTGTTCGACGTCGAGCTGGACGTCGAGGACGTCGACACGGTCGGCGGCCTGCTCGCGCACGCCCTCGGCCGCGTCCCCATCGCCGGCTCCCGCGCCACCGTGGACGGCCTCACCCTCACCGCCGAGAGCACCGCCGGCCGCCGCAACCGCATCAGCACGGTCGTCGTCCACCGCGTCCCCCCACCCGAGGACCCGGCCGAGCCCACCGAAGAGGTCCCGGAGAAGTCCGGCACCTGA
- a CDS encoding SigE family RNA polymerase sigma factor: MGAVPVGWDADTAVTALYSAHYRSLVRLAVLLVRDTATAEEVVQDAFVALHGAWRRLRDPDKALAYLRQSVVNRSRSVLRHRAVVEKYAPKGLPDAPSAENGAIGELERSAVIEALRGLPTRQREALVLRYYGDLSEAEIADAMGISKGAVKSHTARGMAALRTVLEQLS; encoded by the coding sequence ATGGGGGCGGTGCCCGTCGGGTGGGACGCCGACACGGCCGTTACGGCGCTTTACAGCGCCCACTATCGGTCGCTCGTGCGTCTCGCCGTGCTGTTGGTACGCGACACCGCGACCGCGGAGGAAGTCGTCCAGGACGCCTTCGTCGCCCTCCACGGAGCGTGGCGCCGCCTGCGCGACCCCGACAAGGCACTCGCCTACCTGCGCCAATCGGTCGTGAACCGATCCCGCTCCGTGCTGCGCCATCGCGCCGTCGTGGAGAAGTACGCTCCCAAGGGCCTGCCCGACGCGCCGAGCGCGGAGAACGGGGCCATCGGCGAGCTTGAGCGGTCGGCCGTCATCGAGGCGCTGCGCGGCCTGCCCACCAGACAGCGCGAAGCCTTGGTGCTGCGGTATTACGGCGACCTTTCGGAAGCGGAGATCGCTGATGCCATGGGCATCAGCAAGGGTGCGGTGAAGAGCCACACAGCCCGCGGAATGGCCGCACTACGCACTGTACTGGAGCAATTGTCATGA